The following are encoded in a window of Pseudomonadota bacterium genomic DNA:
- a CDS encoding type 1 glutamine amidotransferase: MTEILVLQFYPGCHLGVIAESFEAAGVRTLTVRPDKREALPATDAGFDGLVMLGGAQYAEDDGNHPYLADAAIFARAVHEHGKPILGVCLGSQVLARALGARVHKQGWTELGFTELTATESAKDDPLLSGLAPSQHLMQYHEDTFDIPPGADVLMTGEKCPNQAFRKGASYGFQCHFEVSTELWHQWMVGVKADLEAHHPWYLERWQADFAENEANSRAFCNAVSSRWLELVEKRERAAA, encoded by the coding sequence ATGACCGAGATCCTGGTATTGCAGTTCTATCCCGGCTGCCATTTGGGCGTCATCGCTGAGTCCTTCGAGGCGGCGGGCGTTCGAACCCTGACCGTGCGTCCCGACAAGCGCGAGGCCCTGCCGGCCACCGATGCCGGCTTCGATGGCCTGGTCATGCTGGGCGGCGCCCAGTATGCCGAGGACGACGGCAACCATCCCTATCTGGCGGATGCCGCGATCTTTGCCCGCGCGGTGCACGAGCACGGCAAGCCGATCCTGGGCGTCTGCCTGGGCTCTCAGGTGTTGGCGCGCGCGCTCGGCGCCCGGGTCCACAAGCAGGGCTGGACCGAGCTCGGCTTCACCGAGTTGACGGCGACCGAGAGCGCCAAGGACGATCCGCTGCTGAGCGGACTCGCGCCCTCCCAGCATCTGATGCAGTACCACGAGGACACGTTCGACATTCCGCCTGGCGCCGACGTGCTGATGACCGGCGAGAAATGTCCCAACCAGGCTTTCCGCAAGGGCGCCAGCTACGGCTTCCAGTGCCACTTCGAGGTCAGCACTGAACTGTGGCACCAGTGGATGGTCGGCGTGAAGGCCGATCTGGAGGCCCACCATCCCTGGTACCTCGAGCGCTGGCAGGCCGACTTCGCCGAGAACGAGGCGAACTCGCGCGCCTTCTGCAATGCGGTCTCGTCGCGCTGGCTCGAACTGGTCGAAAAGCGCGAGCGCGCCGCCGCCTAG
- a CDS encoding HIT domain-containing protein, which yields MAIDFETYDDDNIFAKILRGELPNKTVYEDDFVLAFHDIAPQAPVHVLVIPKGKYIAHDDFHATASDAEIVGFWRAVAKICDDLGVTTEGHRLIANQGAASGQLVPHFHVHIMAGKPLGPLIAPDG from the coding sequence ATGGCGATCGACTTCGAGACCTATGACGACGACAACATCTTCGCCAAGATTCTGCGCGGCGAGTTGCCCAACAAGACGGTCTATGAAGACGACTTCGTGCTGGCGTTCCACGACATCGCGCCGCAAGCGCCGGTGCATGTGTTGGTGATCCCGAAGGGCAAGTACATTGCCCATGACGACTTTCACGCCACGGCGAGCGACGCGGAGATCGTCGGGTTCTGGCGCGCCGTCGCCAAGATTTGCGACGACCTGGGCGTCACCACTGAAGGCCATCGCCTGATCGCGAACCAGGGTGCCGCCAGCGGTCAGCTGGTGCCCCATTTTCACGTCCACATCATGGCCGGCAAGCCGCTCGGTCCGCTGATCGCGCCCGACGGCTGA
- a CDS encoding YbaN family protein, producing the protein MPDEVNAVVETRRRRHRDLLWLTLGWAALVLGAVGIFLPVLPTTPFVILAAFAFGKGSPRLRHWLVSHARFGPMIHDWETYGAIARPYKIMACTVMALTFIVSLVVGLAWWILAIQAACMIPAGIYVATRPDGPKG; encoded by the coding sequence ATGCCCGATGAAGTCAACGCAGTCGTCGAGACGCGACGTCGCCGCCATCGCGACCTCTTGTGGTTGACGCTGGGTTGGGCGGCGCTTGTGCTGGGCGCGGTCGGTATCTTCCTTCCGGTGTTGCCGACCACGCCGTTCGTCATTCTTGCCGCCTTCGCGTTCGGCAAGGGCTCGCCGCGCCTGCGCCACTGGCTGGTCAGTCACGCCCGGTTCGGTCCCATGATCCACGATTGGGAGACCTATGGTGCGATCGCCCGGCCCTACAAGATCATGGCCTGCACGGTCATGGCGCTGACCTTCATCGTCAGTCTTGTTGTCGGCCTCGCCTGGTGGATCCTCGCCATCCAGGCCGCCTGCATGATCCCCGCGGGGATCTATGTCGCCACCCGGCCGGATGGTCCGAAGGGCTGA
- a CDS encoding DMT family transporter — MSGHDSTTSADDTAQTTRRTELIGIACVVISALALSLKGILAKYIYAEGVDVVTLMAVRYGLAFPMMVLAATALRGGFRNLAMAPRDFLYAIGGGLIGYWLAGYLDFTALALIDVSVERVLLFSFPIFVLAFDSIRRRRWPPARQLIALVGAEAGIILVMGVANGELFHTNLVGGLWAIGSAFAFAIYFMINQALGPKLGSARMAMGAVTGAVIGTTTQFLVSTPVEALAMSWSAFIMIAAMALFCSVMPFLLITEGIRRVGASRSALVSTIGPVSTLALAALLLGEVMTPAQLAGAALVIVAILALEGKLPPVLRRLLR, encoded by the coding sequence ATGAGTGGTCACGATTCCACAACGTCCGCGGATGACACCGCGCAAACGACGCGACGCACCGAGCTGATCGGTATCGCGTGTGTCGTCATCTCCGCGCTTGCGCTGTCGCTGAAGGGGATACTGGCGAAGTACATCTATGCCGAGGGCGTCGATGTCGTGACGCTGATGGCGGTGCGCTATGGCCTGGCGTTTCCGATGATGGTGCTGGCGGCGACGGCGCTGCGCGGCGGATTCCGAAACCTCGCCATGGCGCCGCGGGATTTTCTCTACGCCATCGGTGGCGGGCTGATCGGCTACTGGCTTGCCGGTTACCTCGACTTCACCGCTCTGGCGCTGATCGACGTCTCGGTCGAGCGCGTGCTGTTGTTCAGCTTCCCAATTTTCGTGCTCGCCTTCGATTCGATCCGGCGTCGGCGCTGGCCGCCGGCGCGCCAGCTCATCGCGTTGGTCGGTGCCGAGGCGGGCATCATCCTCGTCATGGGTGTGGCCAACGGCGAGCTCTTTCACACGAACCTTGTCGGCGGCCTTTGGGCGATCGGTTCGGCGTTCGCCTTTGCCATCTACTTCATGATCAACCAGGCGCTCGGTCCCAAACTTGGATCGGCGCGCATGGCGATGGGTGCCGTGACCGGCGCGGTCATCGGCACGACGACCCAGTTTCTGGTGTCGACGCCTGTCGAAGCGCTGGCCATGTCGTGGAGCGCCTTCATCATGATCGCGGCCATGGCGCTGTTCTGCTCGGTCATGCCGTTCCTCTTGATCACCGAGGGTATCCGCCGGGTCGGTGCGTCGCGCTCCGCGCTGGTATCGACCATAGGTCCGGTCTCGACACTGGCGCTCGCCGCCTTGTTGTTGGGCGAGGTGATGACGCCGGCGCAGCTCGCCGGCGCGGCGCTCGTCATCGTTGCCATTCTGGCGCTGGAGGGAAAGCTGCCGCCGGTGCTGCGGCGTCTCTTACGCTGA
- a CDS encoding tetratricopeptide repeat protein has product MAVGLAWAAPAAADIEADINAAFAAAEAGDITGAHEKLTAIIRSGELPSERLAIMYFNRGVARQLMGQLGDAVDDFDQAIALAPAYADALYNRGETLLVLGQPEAAFGDFERVILLQPNALDARISRADAMLAMGQPKEALDAYTEVLEYDPTLLYAYVGRARAWRSVGNLQRAVVDYIAALNITPGDPDLLAERGTVLAELGDHESALSDFNKVLAIYPDQAGALYGRGVVYGQQGSYELALADFNHLIEIAPELGDAYFMRGMARLAMGDELGAEDDFMSAYANGAQNDRLDAILRERGIIE; this is encoded by the coding sequence TTGGCTGTTGGGCTGGCATGGGCGGCGCCGGCCGCCGCCGATATCGAGGCCGACATCAACGCGGCCTTCGCCGCCGCCGAGGCCGGGGACATCACCGGCGCCCACGAAAAACTGACGGCGATCATCCGCTCCGGCGAACTGCCGTCCGAGCGCCTCGCGATCATGTACTTTAACCGCGGCGTCGCCCGCCAGCTGATGGGTCAGCTTGGCGACGCGGTGGATGACTTCGATCAGGCGATCGCGCTTGCGCCGGCTTACGCGGACGCACTCTATAACCGGGGTGAGACGCTGCTGGTCCTGGGTCAGCCGGAAGCCGCCTTCGGCGATTTCGAGCGCGTCATCCTGCTGCAGCCCAATGCGCTGGACGCGCGCATTTCGCGCGCCGATGCCATGCTGGCCATGGGCCAACCCAAGGAAGCGCTCGACGCCTACACCGAGGTGCTCGAGTACGACCCCACGCTGCTTTACGCATATGTCGGGCGTGCGCGCGCCTGGCGTTCCGTCGGCAATCTCCAGCGCGCCGTGGTCGACTATATCGCCGCGTTGAACATCACGCCCGGCGATCCCGATCTTCTGGCCGAACGCGGCACAGTCCTGGCCGAACTGGGTGACCATGAAAGTGCGCTCAGCGACTTCAACAAGGTGCTCGCGATCTATCCCGACCAGGCCGGCGCGCTCTACGGGCGCGGCGTCGTCTATGGCCAGCAGGGTAGTTACGAATTGGCGCTTGCCGACTTCAATCACCTGATCGAGATCGCGCCGGAACTGGGCGATGCCTATTTCATGCGCGGCATGGCCAGGCTCGCCATGGGCGATGAACTCGGCGCCGAAGACGACTTCATGAGCGCCTACGCTAACGGCGCCCAGAACGACCGCCTCGACGCGATCCTCAGGGAACGCGGAATTATCGAATAG
- a CDS encoding MATE family efflux transporter: protein MTSSTSPAPAKPTKGREIGTLIAIAAPLAAAYLAEFGIYLTDMMFVGRLGTVELAAVGLSGNLMWDALSISIGVISIVGVLVAQAHGKGDKAEASLCVRQGMWMAAMMSVVGIGFCLALIPVLTLTGQDPAVMASAEEYVYAFMWSFPPTMIYAVLANFLAALGRAHVIMVVAILAVGLNMVVNYTLVFGNFGFPALGVAGAGYGSVIVSFFTLACLSGYVRWSTAIEDYMIFPGLQRPEPKVWGDILRHGLPIAGITLAESGMFSVVAILMGLFGAVALAASQIVFGVIDIGLVLAFAIAEAAAIRVAYGIGAGRPQQSRNAGFLALAMGSVIILIVATIVWTVPEPIIGLFLGALEYADADVAALAISLFAVAAIFQIFDGLQMIAVQSLRGLKDTLVPMLLACFGLWGFGVTGGYLLGFVAGWGPQGLWWGLALGLGVSALLLIWRFHIKTWRLTRSVR, encoded by the coding sequence ATGACGTCATCAACGTCACCGGCACCGGCCAAGCCCACCAAGGGTCGCGAGATCGGCACGCTGATCGCCATCGCCGCGCCGCTGGCGGCCGCCTATCTGGCGGAGTTCGGCATCTACTTGACCGACATGATGTTCGTCGGGCGGCTGGGCACGGTAGAATTGGCGGCGGTCGGCCTTTCCGGCAACTTGATGTGGGACGCGCTGTCGATCTCGATCGGCGTCATTTCCATCGTTGGCGTCCTGGTCGCCCAGGCCCACGGCAAAGGCGACAAGGCCGAGGCGAGCCTATGCGTGCGCCAGGGCATGTGGATGGCGGCCATGATGTCGGTGGTCGGCATCGGCTTTTGCCTGGCGCTGATCCCGGTGCTGACGTTGACAGGCCAGGATCCCGCGGTGATGGCGTCGGCGGAAGAGTACGTCTACGCGTTCATGTGGTCGTTCCCGCCGACCATGATTTACGCGGTGCTCGCCAACTTCCTGGCCGCACTTGGGCGCGCCCACGTCATCATGGTCGTCGCCATCCTGGCGGTCGGCCTGAATATGGTCGTCAATTACACCCTGGTGTTCGGCAATTTCGGTTTCCCGGCACTCGGTGTCGCCGGTGCCGGCTATGGCAGCGTCATTGTCAGTTTCTTCACGTTGGCCTGCCTGTCGGGCTATGTCCGGTGGTCGACGGCGATCGAGGACTACATGATCTTCCCCGGCCTGCAGCGACCGGAACCCAAGGTGTGGGGCGACATCCTGCGCCACGGGCTGCCAATCGCCGGCATCACGCTGGCCGAAAGTGGCATGTTCTCGGTCGTCGCGATCTTGATGGGCCTGTTCGGCGCTGTTGCGCTGGCGGCGAGCCAAATCGTCTTTGGCGTTATCGATATCGGTTTGGTGCTGGCCTTCGCGATCGCCGAGGCGGCGGCGATCCGGGTCGCCTACGGCATCGGCGCGGGCCGGCCGCAGCAGTCGCGCAATGCTGGCTTCCTGGCGCTCGCCATGGGCTCGGTCATCATCTTGATCGTCGCCACCATCGTCTGGACGGTGCCGGAACCGATCATCGGTTTGTTCCTCGGCGCGCTGGAGTATGCGGACGCAGACGTCGCCGCGCTCGCCATCAGCTTGTTCGCGGTCGCCGCCATCTTTCAGATCTTCGACGGCCTGCAGATGATCGCCGTCCAATCCCTGCGTGGCCTAAAGGACACGCTGGTACCCATGCTGCTCGCCTGCTTCGGCCTGTGGGGTTTCGGTGTCACCGGCGGCTACCTTCTGGGCTTCGTCGCCGGCTGGGGTCCGCAGGGCCTGTGGTGGGGCCTGGCGCTTGGTCTCGGCGTGTCGGCGCTGCTCTTGATCTGGCGCTTCCATATCAAGACATGGCGGCTAACGCGGTCTGTGCGGTAG
- a CDS encoding amidohydrolase family protein, which translates to MTAKLIKGKWVITDAASPAISDGAVLVEGDRIAATGTFDDLAAAHPDAAVIGSGDHAVMPGLINAHHHHGGITGIQHGVPDMLLESWIRALDAGRAGDERLDVLLSCARLLRSGVTSVVDMASGRGTPEAWRDTMSRALDAYRETGIRAAFTPGANDQGWLGVGPGACDDDFLKTLPGDLANAVRPELPNQNSIMPDDYLAIMDNLIAGVGDDDRVTVWYGPPGVPWITDRFYGDIADAARRHDTGLQTHVSESYYEGLMGPKFHGAPMMRHLHGLGVSGPNVSIAHGVWVTEDEMALMAETGTAVSHNPSSNLRLRAGTAPLNAYLAAGVTTGIGLDNTAIGDDDDMFAEMRLALRLARSPTYREPAPSNGDVLALATTGGAKLMRRDHELGRLAEGYLADIVLVRLDRIAWPWIAPEADPRDLVLLRARADDVDKVLISGELVLDDGRPTRFDIDEVGLEAAALMAETAYPDDAARVAAALIPHIEAWYAGWDHKDRVAYQPMNSRV; encoded by the coding sequence ATGACGGCCAAGCTGATCAAAGGCAAATGGGTGATCACCGATGCCGCGAGCCCGGCGATCAGTGACGGCGCCGTTCTGGTCGAGGGCGACCGGATTGCCGCGACAGGAACTTTCGACGATCTGGCGGCCGCCCATCCCGACGCTGCGGTCATTGGCTCCGGCGACCACGCGGTAATGCCCGGCCTGATCAACGCCCACCATCATCACGGTGGCATCACCGGCATTCAGCACGGCGTCCCCGATATGTTGCTGGAAAGCTGGATCCGCGCGCTGGACGCCGGCCGAGCAGGTGATGAACGCCTGGACGTCCTGCTATCGTGCGCGCGCCTCTTACGATCGGGCGTCACCAGTGTCGTCGATATGGCGTCGGGGCGCGGCACGCCCGAAGCCTGGCGTGACACCATGTCGCGCGCGCTCGACGCCTATCGCGAAACCGGCATCCGCGCGGCCTTCACGCCGGGCGCCAACGATCAGGGCTGGCTCGGTGTCGGTCCCGGCGCGTGCGACGACGATTTCTTGAAGACCCTGCCGGGCGACCTCGCCAACGCGGTGCGGCCCGAACTGCCCAATCAAAACTCCATCATGCCGGACGACTATCTGGCCATCATGGACAATCTGATCGCAGGCGTCGGCGACGATGACCGGGTCACCGTCTGGTACGGACCGCCGGGTGTGCCGTGGATCACCGATCGCTTCTATGGCGATATCGCCGACGCCGCGCGACGCCACGATACCGGCCTGCAGACCCATGTCTCGGAGTCCTATTACGAGGGACTGATGGGGCCAAAGTTTCACGGCGCGCCGATGATGCGGCACCTGCACGGCCTGGGCGTCAGCGGGCCAAATGTGTCGATCGCCCACGGCGTCTGGGTCACCGAGGACGAGATGGCGTTGATGGCCGAGACCGGCACCGCGGTCAGCCACAACCCCAGTTCCAACCTGCGCCTGCGCGCCGGGACAGCGCCGCTGAATGCCTATCTGGCCGCAGGGGTGACGACCGGCATCGGCCTCGACAACACGGCGATCGGCGACGACGACGATATGTTCGCGGAAATGCGCTTGGCGCTGCGCCTGGCGCGCAGCCCGACTTACCGCGAGCCGGCGCCTTCGAACGGCGACGTCCTGGCGCTCGCCACAACCGGCGGCGCAAAGCTGATGCGCCGCGACCACGAGCTCGGCCGTTTGGCCGAAGGTTACCTCGCCGACATCGTGCTGGTGCGCCTCGACCGCATCGCCTGGCCCTGGATCGCGCCGGAAGCCGATCCGCGCGACCTCGTTCTGCTGCGCGCCCGCGCCGATGATGTCGACAAGGTTCTGATCTCAGGCGAGCTGGTGCTGGACGACGGCCGTCCGACCCGGTTCGACATCGACGAGGTCGGCCTCGAGGCCGCCGCGCTGATGGCCGAGACCGCCTATCCCGACGACGCCGCACGGGTTGCCGCCGCGCTGATCCCCCACATCGAAGCCTGGTACGCCGGCTGGGACCACAAGGACCGCGTCGCCTATCAGCCGATGAACTCGCGGGTTTGA
- a CDS encoding MarR family transcriptional regulator: MAKGRKRRVLANHLGVFATLVHERVDAALTRTSGLGPSDNQALVILGSAPGMTVRGLERQLGLSQSATVRLVDRLQAAGHVVRRQGRDKRELALFLSALGEDCCERLLTARQNVLAMLTANFDKDERRLLQDMIDRLFPLLDNDDMDVDQRCRTWDRDEHRRQDELLGHREKEDATP; this comes from the coding sequence ATGGCCAAAGGTAGAAAGCGCCGGGTATTGGCGAACCACCTGGGGGTGTTCGCCACACTTGTTCACGAAAGGGTCGACGCCGCATTAACGCGCACGTCCGGTCTCGGTCCGTCCGATAATCAGGCCCTGGTGATACTCGGCAGCGCGCCGGGCATGACGGTGCGCGGGCTCGAGCGCCAGCTTGGTCTATCCCAGTCGGCGACGGTTCGCCTCGTCGACCGGCTGCAGGCGGCCGGTCACGTTGTGCGCCGACAGGGTCGCGACAAACGCGAGCTCGCCCTCTTCCTCTCGGCGTTGGGCGAGGATTGCTGCGAACGGTTGTTGACCGCACGACAGAACGTTCTCGCCATGCTGACCGCCAACTTCGACAAAGATGAACGACGCTTGTTGCAAGACATGATCGATCGATTGTTTCCGCTGCTCGATAACGACGACATGGATGTCGATCAGCGTTGTCGAACCTGGGACCGCGACGAACACCGCCGGCAAGACGAACTGCTGGGCCACAGAGAAAAGGAAGACGCAACGCCATGA
- a CDS encoding arginase family protein, translating into MTYPDWKTFTSTSFAAGRDYPLLAPETPSFMSQPVAKTPADLKGADIAVIGAPYVAASGGTYAGVPMEDWIAAPKRVRQQSARYPSGYIQDFDLDVFETIKLVDYGDADIPAEAMENPTAENVLAAQAAVEAKVNDALDAGAVPIVIGQNSPCGSYAIAKPVAEHTDGPVGCISLDTHWDAHELDYLTGDPRIAGSSSWKHKMYEFLDNMHPKHLVEIGERGMLEDKRIVRRYLNDGARFISSWELRSGLGIEGLVKALDQAYDGTKGQYIHFDMDCIGGAGPAPGDILGELAEPVGMTDYEVIRIAHEIGRRGLTGMSFICIPPGSAVVYRVIVYIIMYLAAGLALRKHGRVA; encoded by the coding sequence ATGACTTATCCGGATTGGAAGACCTTTACCTCGACAAGCTTCGCCGCCGGACGCGACTATCCGCTCCTTGCGCCGGAAACACCGAGCTTCATGAGCCAGCCGGTCGCCAAGACGCCGGCGGATCTGAAGGGCGCCGACATCGCGGTGATCGGCGCGCCCTATGTCGCGGCCTCTGGCGGCACCTATGCGGGCGTGCCGATGGAGGACTGGATCGCCGCGCCGAAACGGGTGCGCCAGCAGTCGGCGCGCTACCCGTCCGGCTATATCCAGGATTTCGACCTCGACGTCTTCGAGACGATCAAGCTGGTCGACTATGGCGATGCCGATATCCCGGCCGAAGCCATGGAGAACCCGACGGCGGAGAACGTCCTGGCCGCCCAGGCCGCGGTCGAGGCCAAGGTCAACGACGCGCTTGACGCCGGCGCCGTGCCCATCGTCATCGGCCAGAACAGCCCATGCGGCAGCTATGCCATCGCCAAGCCGGTCGCCGAGCACACCGACGGTCCAGTCGGCTGCATCAGCCTGGATACGCACTGGGACGCCCACGAACTCGACTACCTGACCGGCGACCCGCGCATCGCCGGGTCGTCGTCGTGGAAACACAAGATGTACGAGTTCCTGGACAACATGCATCCCAAACATCTGGTCGAGATCGGCGAGCGCGGCATGCTGGAGGACAAGCGCATCGTCAGGCGCTACCTGAACGATGGCGCGCGGTTCATCAGCTCGTGGGAGCTGCGTTCCGGCCTCGGCATCGAGGGGTTGGTGAAGGCGCTCGACCAGGCCTATGACGGCACCAAGGGCCAGTACATCCACTTCGACATGGACTGCATCGGCGGCGCCGGTCCCGCACCTGGCGACATCCTGGGCGAGCTCGCCGAGCCGGTCGGCATGACCGATTACGAGGTCATCCGCATCGCGCACGAAATCGGCCGGCGCGGCCTGACCGGCATGAGCTTCATCTGCATTCCGCCGGGCAGTGCTGTGGTCTATCGCGTCATCGTCTACATCATCATGTATCTGGCCGCGGGCCTTGCGCTCCGGAAGCATGGCAGGGTTGCGTAA
- a CDS encoding DUF1344 domain-containing protein, whose amino-acid sequence MRDLVLPAACSASLAVSSWAYAGETETGTVTAIDVKAGTLTLDTGVIYHLARGLDVPLVQPGQSVGLTWAMDNGSLMVNDLTILR is encoded by the coding sequence ATGCGTGATCTCGTTCTCCCAGCCGCCTGTTCGGCGTCGCTGGCGGTGTCGTCTTGGGCCTATGCGGGCGAAACGGAAACCGGCACCGTGACGGCCATCGACGTGAAGGCCGGTACCCTTACGCTGGACACCGGCGTCATCTACCACCTCGCCAGAGGCCTCGATGTTCCGCTCGTCCAGCCCGGTCAATCGGTCGGTCTGACCTGGGCCATGGACAACGGTAGTCTCATGGTGAATGACCTCACGATCCTGCGCTAG
- a CDS encoding homocysteine S-methyltransferase family protein — MTRIDEKLAQGGTLLLDGAIGTELQRRGVPMDDDAWCGRANLSHPDAVRDMHRDYIAAGADIITTNTFGTNRYTLEPAGLADRFEEINSAAVSLARKARDDAGRDVALAGSMSTMPPLAHVDETPSAEAAADDYRRLAETLAEGGCDVILCEMMMTAGHAEACVDAARATGLPVWVGFSVHEKAGRMITFPNERSMEGPSSTPLREADRKRQPFIPFAERVMANGGAAAGIMHSEVEDTAPGLDALKTVWSGPLLAYAHSGTFTPPDWTFRGVIEPAPYAEAAAGWITEQGVQIVGGCCGLTPDHIRALKERLN, encoded by the coding sequence ATGACCCGGATCGACGAGAAGCTGGCGCAAGGCGGCACTCTGCTGCTGGATGGCGCGATCGGCACCGAGTTGCAGCGCCGCGGTGTGCCGATGGATGACGACGCCTGGTGTGGCCGCGCCAACCTGTCGCACCCCGATGCTGTGCGCGACATGCACCGCGACTACATCGCCGCCGGCGCCGATATCATTACGACCAACACCTTCGGCACCAACCGCTACACCCTGGAACCGGCGGGCCTGGCCGACCGGTTCGAGGAAATCAACAGCGCCGCCGTCAGCCTGGCGCGGAAAGCGCGCGATGACGCCGGTCGCGACGTCGCGCTTGCCGGCTCCATGTCGACCATGCCGCCGCTAGCCCATGTCGACGAAACGCCGTCGGCCGAGGCAGCAGCGGATGACTATCGGCGGCTTGCGGAGACGCTGGCCGAGGGCGGCTGCGACGTCATCCTGTGCGAGATGATGATGACGGCCGGCCACGCGGAGGCTTGTGTCGACGCTGCCCGCGCGACCGGCCTGCCGGTTTGGGTCGGGTTCAGCGTCCACGAAAAGGCGGGCCGCATGATCACCTTTCCGAATGAGCGCAGCATGGAGGGCCCTTCTAGTACACCACTGCGCGAGGCGGATAGGAAACGTCAGCCATTCATCCCGTTCGCCGAACGCGTCATGGCCAACGGCGGTGCCGCCGCCGGCATCATGCATTCAGAGGTCGAGGACACGGCGCCAGGCCTGGATGCGTTGAAGACCGTGTGGTCTGGACCGCTGCTGGCCTATGCCCACAGTGGCACGTTCACGCCGCCGGACTGGACGTTCCGCGGCGTTATCGAGCCCGCGCCTTATGCCGAGGCGGCCGCCGGCTGGATCACCGAGCAAGGCGTCCAGATCGTCGGCGGCTGCTGCGGCCTGACACCCGACCACATCCGCGCACTGAAGGAACGGCTGAACTAG
- a CDS encoding SRPBCC family protein — protein sequence MTLTTPPRPKRAEQLLPKDCYMSPEWFEREQQELFGRAWTFACVAQDVPDAGDTMPVQIGRYPMLVVRGKDGALKAYHNTCRHRGTKMIEEKANARHGIVCPYHAWTYNVDDGGLRGLPKKDLCFPDLDMDQLGLHKGGIGQIGDLVFVNPQERPDEDFQTWCAGVEKTHMWPHDISMLSEKRPVRYDIMANWKAFCENAMDGYHLSYLHDKTLMGPDVENQDWDDVGRHWVFISHGESPSRANTHFTPIPGIDTSGRHPVVWQLFPNSGILASSIFFSAYTIVPVGPEQCYLELRTWMMPKETRDSSKAPTRPSGTSGHGHIMPDGKRYISLETLGCPAMESLDFQIEDMWVCEQQQKALQSPLFKVGALADSGETSLTFFQANVLDFVPLEGPGVKLAAE from the coding sequence ATGACGCTTACCACGCCGCCCAGGCCAAAGCGGGCCGAACAGCTGCTTCCCAAGGACTGCTACATGTCGCCCGAGTGGTTCGAGCGTGAGCAGCAGGAGTTGTTCGGCCGCGCCTGGACCTTCGCCTGCGTCGCTCAGGACGTGCCGGACGCCGGCGATACCATGCCGGTGCAGATCGGCCGTTATCCGATGCTGGTCGTGCGCGGCAAGGACGGTGCGCTCAAGGCCTATCACAACACCTGCCGGCATCGCGGCACCAAGATGATCGAGGAAAAGGCGAATGCCCGGCACGGTATCGTCTGTCCCTACCACGCCTGGACCTACAACGTGGACGACGGCGGGTTGCGCGGTCTGCCGAAGAAGGACCTGTGTTTCCCTGATCTCGACATGGACCAGCTCGGTCTGCACAAGGGCGGCATCGGTCAGATTGGCGATCTCGTTTTCGTCAATCCCCAGGAGCGACCCGACGAGGACTTCCAGACGTGGTGTGCCGGCGTCGAGAAGACACACATGTGGCCGCACGATATCTCGATGCTTTCGGAGAAACGGCCGGTCCGCTACGACATCATGGCGAACTGGAAGGCGTTCTGCGAGAACGCCATGGACGGCTATCACCTGTCGTACCTGCACGACAAAACGCTGATGGGCCCGGATGTCGAGAACCAGGACTGGGACGATGTCGGCCGCCACTGGGTCTTCATCAGCCATGGCGAATCGCCCAGCCGCGCCAACACGCACTTCACACCGATCCCCGGCATCGACACGTCCGGCCGCCATCCGGTCGTCTGGCAGCTCTTCCCCAACAGCGGCATCCTGGCGTCATCGATATTCTTTTCCGCGTACACCATCGTGCCGGTCGGGCCCGAGCAGTGTTACCTGGAACTCAGGACCTGGATGATGCCGAAGGAAACCCGGGATTCCAGCAAGGCGCCAACCCGACCATCGGGCACGTCGGGTCACGGCCACATCATGCCAGACGGTAAGCGCTACATTTCGCTGGAGACACTGGGGTGTCCGGCCATGGAGTCGCTGGACTTCCAGATCGAGGACATGTGGGTCTGCGAGCAGCAGCAAAAAGCGTTGCAGTCACCGCTGTTCAAGGTCGGTGCGCTCGCCGACAGCGGCGAGACCTCGCTCACCTTCTTCCAGGCGAACGTGTTGGACTTCGTACCGTTGGAAGGCCCGGGCGTGAAGCTGGCGGCGGAGTAA